One genomic segment of [Limnothrix rosea] IAM M-220 includes these proteins:
- the menB gene encoding 1,4-dihydroxy-2-naphthoyl-CoA synthase: MGNFIWKVAKSYEDIFYHKAAGIAKITINRPHKRNAFRPQTVFEMYEAFCDAREDQSIGVILLTGAGPHTDGKYAFCAGGDQSVRGEGGYVDTDGVPRLNVLDLQKLIRSMPKVVIALVAGYAVGGGHVLHMLCDLTIAADNAIFGQTGPKVGSFDGGFGASYMARIVGQKKAREIWFLCRQYDAQQALEMGLVNTVVPVEQLEQEGIQWAQEVLTKSPIAIRCLKAALNADCDGQAGLQELAGNATMLYYMTEEGREGKQAFLEKRSPDFQQYPWLP; this comes from the coding sequence ATGGGTAATTTCATTTGGAAAGTCGCGAAGAGTTATGAGGACATTTTCTACCACAAGGCTGCTGGCATTGCGAAGATCACGATTAACCGTCCCCATAAGCGGAATGCCTTTCGTCCACAAACGGTGTTTGAAATGTATGAGGCTTTTTGTGATGCGAGGGAAGATCAAAGCATTGGTGTGATTTTATTGACTGGTGCTGGTCCCCATACGGATGGCAAGTATGCTTTTTGTGCGGGGGGGGATCAGTCAGTGCGCGGCGAGGGAGGCTACGTTGATACTGACGGTGTACCGAGGCTGAATGTTCTGGATTTACAGAAACTTATTCGCTCAATGCCAAAGGTTGTGATTGCATTGGTGGCTGGTTATGCGGTGGGTGGTGGCCATGTGTTGCATATGTTGTGCGACCTAACGATCGCCGCCGATAATGCAATTTTTGGTCAGACGGGCCCCAAAGTGGGCAGTTTTGATGGTGGGTTTGGTGCGAGCTATATGGCAAGGATTGTGGGTCAAAAAAAGGCACGGGAAATTTGGTTCCTCTGCCGTCAGTATGATGCGCAGCAGGCGTTAGAGATGGGTCTGGTCAATACGGTTGTGCCTGTAGAGCAGCTTGAGCAGGAGGGGATTCAGTGGGCGCAGGAAGTCCTTACTAAAAGCCCCATTGCTATCCGTTGTCTCAAGGCTGCCCTCAATGCTGATTGTGATGGTCAGGCTGGTCTACAAGAGCTGGCGGGGAATGCGACGATGCTTTATTACATGACGGAAGAGGGTCGCGAAGGAAAACAGGCTTTTCTGGAGAAGCGATCGCCTGATTTCCAGCAATACCCTTGGCTACCGTAG
- a CDS encoding adenylate/guanylate cyclase domain-containing protein, whose amino-acid sequence MGSRRHFFVQLVSRRISRRVAFWIFVSIVVIEAIILVPSAQRRERELLRELEDRTSIKVTWLVANSRKSQARSTPPTPQQAELLLEQLREANHDNLMLSLRGAVIYDEQGQVLASFGDRPALTWQALQTGKTNYKNWSESLYDSSWSEFEQVNYMFVLRHDISGIQTELVQYKLRIGILVIIISVFVTASTLIVMQILVIAPILKLREDLRAAGELVISNPEKIHTAELHSLHHNRNDELGDVMDEFRSMLTRITTEIQQRIIAEQNVRREQEKSEELLLNILPASVARELKENRRYIAEGFPHVSVLFADIVGFTTLSANKKPAEIVTLLNDIFSSFDRLSEIYSLEKIKTIGDAYMVAGGLPMPQPHHPECMADMALEMLSEIERLNQINGYALQLRIGIHCGSVVAGVIGTRKFIYDLWGDSVNVASRMESQGLPNSIQVTETFREKLGDRYFFQQREAIHVKGKGLMQTYFLLGKKDPLSRLCQQAHS is encoded by the coding sequence ATGGGATCAAGACGACATTTTTTTGTGCAATTAGTGAGTCGACGTATTTCGCGACGGGTGGCATTTTGGATTTTTGTGAGCATTGTTGTGATCGAAGCCATTATTCTCGTGCCATCAGCGCAACGTCGGGAGCGGGAATTATTACGGGAATTAGAAGATCGCACATCGATTAAAGTGACATGGCTAGTGGCCAACTCCCGAAAGTCCCAAGCAAGATCAACACCCCCAACGCCACAGCAAGCAGAATTATTACTAGAACAGCTAAGGGAAGCGAATCATGACAATTTGATGTTGTCTTTACGGGGGGCTGTAATTTACGACGAACAGGGTCAAGTTCTCGCTAGTTTTGGCGATCGCCCAGCCTTGACTTGGCAGGCATTGCAAACCGGAAAAACAAACTATAAAAACTGGTCCGAAAGTCTCTACGACAGTAGTTGGTCAGAATTTGAGCAAGTTAACTATATGTTTGTTCTGCGCCACGACATTAGCGGCATCCAAACCGAGTTAGTTCAGTACAAACTGCGCATTGGAATCCTTGTGATCATTATTTCCGTTTTTGTCACGGCTTCAACATTGATTGTGATGCAAATTTTAGTCATTGCACCGATTCTGAAATTGCGTGAAGACCTGAGGGCTGCTGGAGAACTCGTGATCTCAAATCCAGAAAAAATTCATACTGCTGAGCTTCATTCTCTACATCACAACCGTAATGATGAACTGGGCGATGTCATGGATGAATTTCGATCCATGTTGACCCGTATCACCACCGAAATTCAGCAGCGTATCATCGCAGAGCAAAATGTCCGCCGCGAACAAGAAAAATCCGAAGAACTATTACTCAATATTCTGCCAGCCTCCGTTGCTCGTGAGCTAAAAGAAAACCGTCGCTATATTGCCGAGGGCTTTCCCCATGTCTCGGTTTTATTCGCAGATATTGTGGGGTTTACAACACTTTCAGCTAATAAAAAACCTGCCGAAATTGTGACGCTCTTAAATGATATTTTTTCCTCGTTTGATCGTCTGTCAGAAATTTATAGTTTGGAAAAAATTAAAACAATTGGGGATGCTTACATGGTGGCTGGTGGTTTACCAATGCCGCAACCCCATCATCCGGAATGTATGGCTGATATGGCGCTGGAAATGCTCAGTGAAATTGAGCGTTTAAATCAAATAAATGGCTATGCTTTACAGCTACGGATTGGGATCCACTGTGGTTCGGTGGTGGCGGGGGTGATTGGCACTCGTAAATTTATTTATGATCTGTGGGGTGATTCGGTAAATGTGGCTAGCCGCATGGAATCTCAAGGGTTGCCCAATAGTATTCAAGTGACTGAAACTTTTCGTGAAAAATTAGGCGATCGCTACTTTTTTCAGCAACGTGAGGCCATACATGTGAAAGGAAAAGGGTTAATGCAAACCTATTTCTTGCTGGGTAAAAAAGACCCATTATCTCGGCTATGTCAACAAGCGCATTCATGA
- a CDS encoding DUF3685 domain-containing protein, whose product MKLLLVDDDPIFRLGFCTALAQETDWAIAAEPFDNIFGQTNKPTADIILCEPSWQGDENWLRYRELQQIYADIPVVLFTSQLDTERLTQAKQDGIQGYFPKGTAIATIITTLEQIVAGEIVWSQRPQIKKQNILTNLRRRSLGDIYRTLDNVEQYLNQKDVAALNRLVGEGRRRELQAAAWVIRQLLPQASLSIQPLNPPQIDLEPSDSMQIVPLENLGLATTNSRWQTLLEKVYFKLNRNLLNATGNTLETDILSIDKKRELYYIILQQLTQTLNDPQWKIIEIEAFQKYQERSLRSTWRLSTQEFISRYAPDEDSRSEDFMKLLNREAIAILETNLRAAPYTLELFQYLLLEKPLIIDNVEYRLEAQEAIRRSQLILENLLIQLSNSVMQFLLNTFSESEIFKHNLYNKKIRSSREIARFRNELSWQYRREKYWLEPKAIFESQYSLLQFSTAGLVRTSIYAPRHEDLATLEGFAWGVTMILELRDALAPRVRALVAWLGKIVVYVLTNVVGRALGLIARGIADGVGTSWQQVKKRSLYR is encoded by the coding sequence ATGAAACTGTTACTCGTTGATGATGATCCCATTTTTCGCCTTGGGTTTTGTACAGCATTAGCGCAGGAAACAGATTGGGCGATCGCCGCAGAGCCTTTTGATAATATTTTTGGCCAAACAAATAAACCCACTGCGGATATTATCCTCTGCGAACCCAGTTGGCAGGGGGACGAAAATTGGCTAAGATATCGAGAATTGCAGCAGATTTACGCTGATATTCCCGTTGTTTTGTTTACCAGTCAGCTCGACACAGAACGCTTAACCCAAGCTAAGCAGGACGGCATTCAGGGCTATTTCCCCAAAGGCACAGCGATCGCCACAATCATCACGACATTGGAGCAAATTGTCGCCGGAGAAATTGTTTGGTCACAACGTCCGCAGATAAAAAAACAAAATATTTTGACCAATCTGCGTCGACGAAGTCTCGGAGATATTTACCGCACCCTCGATAACGTTGAACAATATTTAAACCAGAAAGATGTCGCCGCCCTCAATCGTCTGGTGGGAGAAGGTCGTCGCCGCGAACTACAAGCCGCGGCATGGGTCATTCGTCAACTTTTACCACAAGCAAGCCTGAGTATTCAGCCCCTTAACCCGCCTCAAATAGATCTAGAGCCCTCGGACTCAATGCAAATTGTTCCCCTCGAAAATTTAGGCTTAGCAACAACTAATTCGCGTTGGCAAACATTACTGGAAAAAGTTTATTTTAAACTCAATCGTAACTTACTAAATGCGACGGGAAATACCCTTGAAACCGATATTTTGTCTATAGATAAAAAGCGTGAACTTTATTATATTATTCTGCAACAGCTCACCCAAACCCTAAACGATCCCCAGTGGAAAATAATAGAGATAGAAGCTTTTCAAAAATATCAAGAACGGAGCCTTCGTAGTACTTGGCGCTTGAGTACCCAAGAATTCATTAGTCGCTATGCCCCTGACGAAGATAGTCGATCAGAAGACTTTATGAAACTGTTAAATCGTGAGGCGATCGCCATCCTTGAGACGAATTTGCGTGCTGCCCCCTATACCCTCGAACTTTTTCAATATTTACTATTAGAGAAACCCTTAATCATTGATAATGTTGAATACCGTCTTGAAGCCCAAGAAGCCATCAGGCGATCGCAACTAATTTTAGAAAACCTGCTAATTCAGCTTAGTAATAGCGTGATGCAATTTTTGCTGAATACCTTTAGCGAATCCGAGATTTTCAAGCACAACTTATATAACAAAAAAATTCGCTCATCCCGTGAAATTGCCCGCTTTCGCAATGAACTATCGTGGCAATATCGCCGAGAAAAATATTGGCTGGAGCCGAAGGCAATTTTCGAGAGTCAATACTCTCTACTACAGTTCTCAACGGCAGGATTAGTGCGTACCTCTATCTATGCACCACGCCATGAAGACTTAGCAACCCTAGAAGGATTTGCTTGGGGAGTGACGATGATTTTAGAATTGCGGGATGCCCTAGCTCCTAGGGTGCGGGCGCTGGTGGCTTGGCTGGGGAAAATCGTGGTTTATGTGCTGACAAATGTTGTCGGTCGCGCTTTAGGATTGATTGCCCGTGGTATTGCCGATGGTGTTGGTACAAGCTGGCAGCAGGTAAAGAAACGATCCCTCTACCGTTAG
- a CDS encoding photosystem II manganese-stabilizing polypeptide, whose product MKLRSLLAAFLALCIGVLTAACSETPDAASVDVQKLTYDQILNTGLANSCPQIAEFTRGSIPIEPGQTIEFSDLCLEPQTYFVKEEPLNKRRDAEFVEGKMLTRYTSSLEQMTGEILVDEDGIMTFKELDGIDFQPVTVQLPGGKQVPFLFTIKNLVAKTLTPSDSINTSTDFVGEFRVPPYRGAVFLDPKARGAASGYDNAVALPAQADVDDLTRANIKQYDTRTGEISLQIAKIDEKTGEIAGTFESEQTSSTDMGAEDPEEVRIRGIFYARLQPAA is encoded by the coding sequence ATGAAGTTACGTTCGTTATTAGCAGCCTTTTTGGCTCTATGTATCGGCGTTCTGACGGCAGCATGTAGCGAAACTCCTGACGCTGCGTCCGTAGACGTCCAAAAATTAACATATGACCAAATTTTGAACACAGGTTTAGCCAATTCCTGCCCCCAAATTGCTGAGTTTACCCGTGGTTCTATTCCCATTGAACCGGGGCAAACAATCGAATTTTCTGACCTCTGTTTAGAGCCTCAGACTTATTTCGTTAAGGAAGAGCCGCTCAATAAGCGTCGTGATGCAGAATTTGTCGAAGGCAAAATGCTGACTCGTTACACGTCTTCCCTTGAGCAAATGACTGGTGAAATTCTTGTCGACGAAGATGGCATTATGACATTCAAGGAATTGGATGGCATCGACTTCCAGCCAGTGACGGTGCAGCTGCCCGGTGGTAAGCAAGTGCCTTTCCTCTTTACCATTAAGAACCTAGTGGCGAAGACCCTCACGCCTTCTGATTCCATCAATACTTCCACTGATTTTGTGGGAGAGTTTAGAGTGCCTCCTTATCGTGGAGCCGTTTTTCTTGATCCCAAGGCTCGTGGTGCTGCTAGTGGCTATGACAATGCTGTTGCTCTCCCTGCCCAGGCAGATGTTGATGATTTAACTCGTGCCAATATTAAGCAGTACGATACTCGTACTGGAGAAATTTCTCTACAAATTGCCAAGATTGATGAGAAAACGGGTGAAATTGCTGGCACTTTTGAAAGTGAGCAAACTTCATCGACTGATATGGGGGCCGAGGATCCTGAGGAAGTTCGTATTCGTGGTATTTTCTATGCCCGTCTCCAACCGGCTGCTTAG
- a CDS encoding TIGR00300 family protein — protein sequence MTDQTRILMCSPDHYDVDYVINPWMEGNVHKSSQAKAVEQWQALHHIIKDHATVELVPPAKGWPDMVFTANAGLVLGKKAILSRFYHPERQGEEPYFKAWFAEHGFQVYELPQDLPFEGAGDALFDRGTGALWAGYGFRSELDSHAYIAQWLDIEVLSLRLIDPRFYHLDTCFCPLDGGYVLYYPPAFDTYSNALIEKRIPEEKRIVVPEPDAVNFACNAVNVGDVIIMNKISAELEKMIHAKGFKTRQTSLTEFLKAGGAAKCLTLKTTEPIQGEPHANQPVDSRIIHLEGHLLDAGILNAALDLIAEQGGSAKVLNFNLGLERKNTSSANVRVSAPSTLVMEDIMSQLIELGAVNTSDEDVTDAELEVVRYVGVAPDDFYVTNIYPTEVRVRGQWIKVSHQRMDGAIAITENNGQISARCRLLRDLQVGEKVVVGVDGIRTNHKSNARPTQEKKEFSFMGAGVSSERRVELVVEQIAWELQKIREQGGKVVVTAGPVVIHTGGGQHLSSLIRQGYVHTLLGGNAIAVHDMEQSVLGTSLGVDMNKGVPVRGGHRHHLKVINTVRRYGSIANAVEQGFITKGVMYECVKKNVPFCLAGSIRDDGPLPDTEMDLIKAQTEYSRLLEGTNMVLMLSTMLHSIGVGNMTPAGVKMVCVDINPAVVTKLSDRGSVESTGVVTDVGLFLSLLTQQLDRLNKEAAVTV from the coding sequence ATGACCGACCAGACCCGTATTTTGATGTGCTCTCCCGACCACTATGACGTGGACTATGTCATTAACCCTTGGATGGAGGGTAACGTCCACAAATCTTCCCAGGCAAAAGCAGTGGAGCAGTGGCAGGCACTACACCACATTATTAAAGACCATGCCACCGTTGAGCTTGTGCCCCCCGCTAAAGGCTGGCCAGATATGGTGTTTACCGCTAATGCTGGTTTGGTGCTCGGCAAAAAAGCAATTTTGAGTCGTTTTTATCACCCAGAGCGCCAAGGGGAAGAGCCTTACTTTAAAGCATGGTTTGCGGAGCATGGCTTTCAGGTTTATGAGCTGCCCCAAGATTTGCCCTTCGAAGGCGCTGGTGATGCTTTATTTGACCGTGGTACTGGTGCGTTATGGGCGGGTTATGGTTTCCGTTCCGAGCTAGATTCCCATGCTTATATTGCCCAGTGGCTGGATATTGAAGTTTTGTCATTGCGCCTTATTGATCCCCGTTTTTACCACCTTGATACTTGCTTCTGTCCCCTCGACGGTGGCTATGTTTTATATTATCCACCTGCTTTTGATACCTATTCCAATGCATTAATCGAGAAGCGTATTCCTGAAGAAAAGCGCATTGTTGTGCCTGAGCCAGACGCTGTGAATTTCGCCTGTAACGCGGTGAATGTTGGCGATGTGATCATCATGAATAAGATCAGCGCTGAATTAGAAAAAATGATCCACGCAAAGGGCTTTAAAACTCGCCAAACGTCCCTAACAGAATTTCTCAAGGCCGGCGGTGCTGCGAAGTGTCTTACTTTAAAAACCACTGAACCGATCCAAGGGGAACCCCATGCCAACCAGCCTGTGGATAGCCGCATTATTCACCTTGAGGGTCATTTGCTGGATGCGGGCATTTTAAATGCTGCTTTGGATCTCATTGCAGAGCAAGGGGGGAGTGCGAAGGTGCTCAACTTTAACCTTGGTTTAGAGCGTAAAAATACATCTTCTGCCAATGTGCGTGTGTCTGCTCCTTCGACCTTGGTCATGGAAGATATCATGTCTCAACTCATTGAGCTTGGTGCTGTAAATACCTCTGATGAAGATGTGACGGATGCGGAGCTGGAGGTGGTTCGTTACGTTGGTGTTGCGCCGGATGATTTTTATGTCACGAATATTTATCCCACTGAGGTGCGGGTGCGTGGTCAGTGGATCAAGGTTTCTCACCAGCGCATGGATGGGGCGATCGCCATTACAGAGAATAATGGTCAAATTTCTGCCCGCTGCCGTTTGTTAAGAGATTTGCAGGTGGGTGAAAAAGTGGTCGTCGGTGTCGATGGGATTCGCACAAACCACAAGAGTAATGCCCGTCCGACCCAAGAGAAAAAAGAGTTTAGCTTTATGGGCGCAGGTGTCTCCAGTGAGCGTCGCGTTGAGCTAGTGGTCGAGCAGATCGCGTGGGAGCTACAAAAAATCCGTGAGCAAGGCGGTAAAGTGGTCGTTACGGCTGGCCCGGTTGTCATTCACACCGGTGGTGGACAGCATTTGTCTAGCCTCATTCGTCAAGGTTATGTTCATACGCTGCTCGGTGGTAATGCGATCGCCGTCCATGACATGGAGCAATCTGTCCTAGGCACTTCCCTCGGCGTTGATATGAACAAAGGTGTTCCCGTGCGCGGTGGTCACCGTCATCACCTGAAAGTCATTAACACTGTGCGTCGTTATGGCAGCATTGCGAATGCCGTAGAACAGGGCTTCATTACCAAAGGTGTGATGTATGAATGCGTTAAGAAAAACGTGCCTTTCTGTTTAGCCGGATCAATTCGTGATGATGGTCCTTTACCCGATACAGAGATGGATTTGATTAAGGCTCAGACCGAGTATTCTCGACTACTCGAAGGCACAAATATGGTGCTCATGCTCTCGACCATGCTCCATTCCATCGGTGTCGGTAATATGACTCCCGCTGGTGTGAAGATGGTTTGTGTCGATATTAATCCTGCCGTTGTCACAAAGCTCAGCGATCGCGGTTCTGTCGAGTCTACCGGTGTGGTCACTGATGTCGGCCTATTCCTCAGCCTATTGACTCAACAGTTAGATCGTCTGAATAAAGAGGCTGCCGTCACTGTTTAG
- the sigC gene encoding RNA polymerase sigma factor SigC, producing the protein MTPTNQSDKSSTTGTATASTDEFAFFDQTATSNRNGHTTDLVRLYLQDIGRVPLLERDEELTEARKVQNYIQLLEKRQEVAEQGDEILVEFLKLIAVHDRLAIELGCRPAMGRWATEVGLERENLRQKIRAGKERWAECVGLNVKELESVLKAGTQAKEHMIQANLRLVVSVAKKYQNRGLELLDLIQEGTLGLERAVDKFDPTKGYRFSTYAYWWIRQGITRAIATQSRTIRLPVHVTEKLNKIKKAQRQISQTQGCTPTLEDVAKVLDMTAAQVREVLQKVPRSVSLEIRVGKDRDTELGDLLETSDASPEENLVRESLQRDLRNLLAELTDREQEVIQLRYGLDDGKTYSLAEIGRVLELSRERVRQIEAKALQKLRQPKRRNLMRDYLDTLS; encoded by the coding sequence ATGACCCCTACGAACCAGTCCGACAAATCGTCTACCACTGGGACTGCCACTGCATCGACAGATGAGTTTGCATTTTTCGATCAGACCGCAACCAGTAACCGCAATGGTCACACCACAGACTTGGTTCGCCTTTATCTGCAAGACATTGGACGGGTTCCACTTCTGGAAAGGGATGAGGAATTAACCGAAGCTCGCAAGGTTCAAAATTATATACAGCTTTTAGAAAAACGGCAAGAGGTAGCAGAGCAAGGAGATGAAATCCTCGTCGAATTCCTCAAGCTCATTGCAGTCCATGATCGTTTAGCCATTGAGCTAGGTTGTCGTCCGGCCATGGGCCGTTGGGCGACAGAGGTCGGTTTAGAGCGAGAAAATTTACGGCAAAAAATTCGTGCGGGCAAGGAACGTTGGGCTGAATGTGTCGGTTTAAACGTAAAAGAATTAGAATCCGTCCTCAAGGCTGGAACACAGGCCAAAGAACACATGATCCAAGCAAATCTACGCTTGGTGGTCTCCGTCGCTAAAAAATATCAAAATCGCGGTTTAGAGCTGCTTGATCTCATTCAAGAGGGCACATTAGGTCTAGAACGGGCTGTTGATAAGTTTGACCCCACTAAGGGCTATCGATTTTCTACCTATGCCTACTGGTGGATTCGCCAAGGGATCACAAGGGCGATCGCCACCCAAAGCCGCACCATTCGTCTCCCAGTTCACGTCACAGAAAAACTCAACAAAATCAAAAAAGCCCAACGACAAATTTCCCAAACCCAAGGTTGCACACCGACCCTAGAAGACGTTGCGAAAGTCCTCGACATGACCGCAGCGCAGGTTCGAGAAGTATTACAAAAAGTGCCCCGCTCCGTTTCCCTAGAGATTCGCGTCGGCAAAGACCGTGACACAGAACTAGGCGATTTGCTCGAAACCAGTGATGCGTCCCCCGAAGAAAATCTTGTACGGGAGTCTCTGCAACGGGATTTACGCAATCTTTTAGCAGAACTTACAGACCGCGAACAGGAAGTGATTCAGTTGCGCTATGGCCTAGACGATGGCAAAACCTATTCCCTCGCAGAGATTGGGCGTGTCCTAGAGCTGTCGCGGGAGCGAGTCCGCCAAATTGAAGCGAAAGCATTACAAAAGTTACGTCAGCCTAAGCGTCGTAATTTGATGCGAGATTATCTCGATACCTTGTCTTAA
- a CDS encoding DNA cytosine methyltransferase: MGRPLAIDLFSGCGGLSLGLEAAGFDVAGAVEVDPVHALVHHFNFSYGVTLCQDINTLDSDVLLQQIRDKGFMGEIDLIAGGPPCQGFSLMGKRQLEDPRNQLVFEYLRIVDEIRPKYFIFENVAGMATGKHRTFRDTLINRFKQIGYQTIESGQVLDSSLYGVPQKRKRLFILGYRDGVPPICYPIATTPTEDSQVKVSHAIEDLEAITVHKGKDTGIPATQLNYINFRKNFSVKNDGAFKLCHKRSTNGKVWGHLGSNHTQKSTDRFAQTQPGKTEKVSRFYRLHPDGLSNTLRAGTPSGRGAHTAARPIHYAVPRCISIREAARLHTFPDWFQFHRTIWHGFREIGNAVVPLLAKQIGDEIIKALNCDLRDLTPRSLEKVEEQFLSYTVSEACAYWEISRDLIPKRTREKKLVSQNTR; this comes from the coding sequence GTGGGACGACCATTAGCAATTGACTTATTTTCAGGATGTGGCGGCTTATCTCTAGGTTTAGAGGCTGCTGGATTTGACGTTGCTGGAGCAGTCGAAGTTGATCCGGTTCATGCTTTGGTTCACCACTTCAATTTTTCCTATGGTGTCACCCTTTGCCAAGACATCAATACGTTAGATAGCGATGTTCTACTACAACAAATTCGCGACAAAGGATTTATGGGAGAAATCGATCTGATCGCGGGAGGGCCGCCTTGTCAGGGTTTTTCCTTGATGGGCAAACGGCAACTCGAAGATCCTCGTAATCAATTGGTATTTGAGTATTTACGAATTGTCGATGAAATTCGACCAAAATATTTTATTTTCGAAAATGTTGCAGGGATGGCGACTGGCAAACATCGAACCTTCCGTGACACTCTCATTAACAGATTTAAGCAAATTGGCTATCAAACCATTGAATCTGGGCAAGTTCTCGATTCATCTTTGTATGGAGTCCCACAAAAGAGAAAACGATTATTTATTCTTGGTTATCGTGATGGCGTGCCTCCAATTTGCTATCCCATAGCAACAACACCAACAGAAGACTCTCAAGTTAAAGTTAGTCATGCCATTGAAGATTTAGAGGCGATCACTGTACATAAAGGAAAAGATACTGGAATCCCGGCGACTCAACTAAACTACATTAATTTCAGAAAAAATTTCTCCGTAAAAAATGATGGCGCATTTAAGCTCTGCCATAAAAGAAGTACAAACGGAAAAGTGTGGGGTCATCTCGGCTCAAACCATACCCAAAAGTCAACTGATCGTTTTGCACAAACCCAGCCCGGCAAAACAGAAAAAGTGAGTCGTTTTTATAGACTGCATCCAGATGGTTTATCCAATACCCTGCGAGCAGGGACTCCCAGTGGTAGAGGAGCACATACTGCTGCTAGACCAATTCATTATGCTGTTCCGAGATGTATCAGTATTCGTGAGGCTGCAAGACTACATACTTTTCCTGATTGGTTTCAATTCCACCGCACTATTTGGCACGGGTTTCGTGAAATTGGTAATGCAGTCGTACCTTTACTCGCTAAACAAATCGGCGATGAAATCATCAAAGCTCTCAACTGCGATCTTCGAGATTTAACACCTCGATCTTTAGAAAAAGTAGAGGAACAATTTCTGAGTTACACAGTAAGCGAAGCTTGTGCATATTGGGAAATTTCCCGTGACTTGATTCCAAAACGAACAAGAGAAAAAAAGTTAGTGAGTCAAAATACGAGATAG
- the rpmB gene encoding 50S ribosomal protein L28: MSRKCQLTGKKANNGMAVSHSHRRTKKLQQVNLQWKRVWWPEGNRFVRLRLSTKAIKTIEKKGIDAMAKEAGINLNKV; the protein is encoded by the coding sequence ATGTCCCGTAAATGCCAGCTTACTGGAAAGAAAGCAAATAACGGTATGGCAGTGTCCCACTCCCACCGTCGTACTAAAAAATTACAACAAGTTAACCTCCAGTGGAAAAGAGTATGGTGGCCTGAAGGCAACCGCTTTGTGCGTCTTCGTCTCTCCACTAAGGCAATTAAAACGATCGAAAAGAAAGGCATTGATGCAATGGCTAAAGAAGCTGGCATCAACCTCAATAAAGTTTAG